In Serratia marcescens subsp. marcescens ATCC 13880, a single genomic region encodes these proteins:
- the gltB gene encoding glutamate synthase large subunit produces MLYDKSQERDNCGFGLIAHIEGEPSHKVVRTAIHALARMQHRGAILADGKTGDGCGLLLQKPDRFFRMVAEERGWRLAKNYAVGMMFLSQNEEEARLSRRIVEEELQNETLSIVGWREVPTNPDVLGEIALSSLPRIEQIFVNAPAGWRPRDMERRLFVARRRIEKRVQDDSFYVCSFSNLVTIYKGLCMPADLPRFYLDLADLRLESAICLFHQRFSTNTVPRWPLAQPFRYLAHNGEINTITGNRQWARARTYKFQTPLIPDLQAAAPFVNETGSDSSSLDNMLELLLAGGMDLIRAMRLLVPPAWQNNPDMDGDLRAFFDFNSMHMEPWDGPAGIVMSDGRYAACNLDRNGLRPARYVITKDKLITCASEVGIWDYQPDEVVEKGRVGPGELMVIDTRSGRILHSAETDNDLKSRHPYKEWMEKNVKRLVPFEDLPDDQVGSRELDDAQLETYQKQFGYSSEELDQVIRVLGEIGQEATGSMGDDTPFAVLSSRPRIVYDYFRQQFAQVTNPPIDPLREAHVMSLATSIGREMNVFCEAEGQAHRLSFKSPILLYSDFKQLTTLEGEYYRAETLDLTFDPQQQDLEQTIRALCDEAERKVREGAVLLVLSDRAIAPGRLPVPAPMAVGAVQTRLVEKSLRCDANLIVETASARDPHHFAVLLGFGATAIYPYLAYETLAKLVDSQAIDKKYRDVMLNYRNGINKGLYKIMSKMGISTIASYRCSKLFEAVGLHRDLADLCFQGVVSRIGGASFSDFQQDLQNLSKRAWLKRKPLEQGGLLKFVHGGEYHAYNPDVVNSLQKAVHSGEYSDYQAYAKLVNERPVAMLRDLLAITPKGEPIPVDQVEPAESLFKRFDTAAMSIGALSPEAHESLAIAMNGLGGFSNSGEGGEDPARYRTNKVSRIKQVASGRFGVTPAYLVNADVIQIKVAQGAKPGEGGQLPGDKVTPYIARLRYSVPGVTLISPPPHHDIYSIEDLAQLIFDLKQVNPKAVISVKLVSEPGVGTIATGVAKAYADLITIAGYDGGTGASPLSSVKYAGCPWELGLVETQQALVANGLRHKIRLQVDGGLKTGVDIVKAAILGAESFGFGTGPMVALGCKYLRICHLNNCATGVATQDDKLRRDHYHGLPERVTNYFQFIARETREIMAQLGVSQLVDLIGRTEFLTELDGISAKQNKLDLSPLLTTATPHPGKAVYCTESSNPAFDKGLLNKELLAQAEPYIEAKQGKTFYFDIRNTDRSVGAMLSGAIANVHGDQGMAADPIKAHFSGTAGQSFGVWNAGGVELTLTGDANDYVGKGMAGGSIAVRPPIGSAFRSHEASIVGNTCLYGATGGKLFAAGRAGERFAVRNSGAITVVEGIGDNGCEYMTGGIVCVLGKTGINFGAGMTGGFAYVLDEDGEFRKRVNPELVEVLEVDQLAIHEEHLRGLITEHVQATGSSRAEEILANWPEWAPKFALVKPKSSDVKALLGHRSRSAAELRVQAQ; encoded by the coding sequence ATGTTGTACGATAAATCCCAAGAGAGGGACAACTGTGGTTTCGGCCTGATCGCCCATATAGAAGGCGAACCTAGCCACAAGGTGGTGCGCACCGCCATTCACGCGCTGGCCCGCATGCAGCACCGCGGCGCGATCCTGGCCGACGGCAAGACCGGCGACGGCTGCGGCCTGTTGCTGCAAAAACCCGATCGCTTCTTCCGCATGGTGGCGGAAGAGCGCGGCTGGCGTTTGGCCAAGAACTACGCCGTCGGCATGATGTTCCTCAGCCAGAATGAAGAGGAAGCGCGCCTCAGCCGCCGCATCGTGGAAGAAGAGCTGCAAAACGAAACGCTGTCGATCGTCGGCTGGCGTGAAGTGCCGACCAACCCGGACGTGCTGGGTGAAATCGCCCTCTCTTCCCTGCCGCGCATCGAGCAAATCTTCGTTAACGCCCCGGCCGGCTGGCGCCCGCGCGATATGGAGCGCCGCCTGTTCGTGGCGCGCCGCCGCATCGAGAAACGGGTGCAGGATGACAGCTTCTACGTCTGCAGCTTCTCCAACCTGGTGACGATCTATAAAGGCCTGTGCATGCCTGCGGATCTGCCGCGCTTCTATCTCGATCTGGCGGACCTGCGCCTGGAGTCGGCCATTTGCCTGTTCCACCAGCGCTTCTCCACCAACACCGTGCCGCGCTGGCCGCTGGCTCAGCCGTTCCGCTACCTGGCGCACAACGGCGAAATCAACACCATCACCGGCAACCGCCAGTGGGCGCGCGCCCGTACCTATAAATTCCAAACGCCGCTGATCCCGGATCTGCAGGCCGCCGCGCCGTTCGTCAACGAAACCGGCTCCGACTCCAGCTCGCTGGACAACATGCTGGAGCTGCTGCTGGCGGGCGGGATGGATCTCATCCGCGCCATGCGCCTGCTGGTGCCGCCGGCCTGGCAGAACAACCCCGACATGGACGGCGATCTGCGCGCCTTCTTCGACTTCAACTCGATGCACATGGAGCCGTGGGACGGCCCGGCCGGCATCGTGATGTCCGACGGCCGCTACGCCGCCTGTAACCTCGATCGCAACGGCCTGCGCCCGGCGCGCTACGTGATCACCAAAGACAAGCTGATCACCTGCGCCTCCGAAGTCGGCATCTGGGATTACCAGCCGGATGAAGTGGTGGAAAAAGGCCGCGTCGGCCCCGGCGAGCTGATGGTGATCGACACCCGCAGCGGCCGCATTCTGCACTCGGCGGAAACCGACAACGATCTGAAAAGCCGCCACCCGTATAAAGAGTGGATGGAGAAAAACGTCAAACGCCTGGTGCCGTTCGAAGATCTGCCGGACGATCAGGTCGGCAGCCGCGAGCTCGACGACGCGCAGCTCGAAACCTACCAGAAACAGTTCGGCTACAGCAGCGAAGAGCTGGATCAGGTGATCCGCGTGCTGGGCGAGATTGGCCAGGAAGCCACCGGCTCAATGGGCGACGATACCCCGTTCGCCGTGCTCTCCAGCCGGCCGCGCATCGTTTACGACTACTTCCGCCAGCAGTTCGCGCAGGTCACCAACCCGCCGATCGATCCGCTGCGCGAAGCGCACGTCATGTCGCTGGCCACCAGTATCGGCCGTGAAATGAACGTGTTCTGCGAAGCCGAAGGCCAGGCGCACCGCCTGAGCTTCAAATCGCCGATCCTGCTGTACTCCGATTTCAAACAGCTCACCACGCTGGAAGGCGAATACTATCGCGCCGAGACGCTCGATCTGACCTTCGATCCGCAGCAGCAGGATCTGGAGCAAACCATTCGCGCCCTGTGCGACGAAGCGGAACGCAAGGTGCGCGAAGGCGCGGTGCTGTTGGTGCTGTCCGACCGCGCCATCGCGCCCGGCCGCCTGCCGGTACCGGCCCCGATGGCCGTTGGCGCCGTGCAAACCCGGCTGGTGGAGAAAAGCCTGCGCTGCGACGCCAACCTGATCGTTGAAACCGCCAGCGCCCGCGATCCGCACCACTTCGCCGTGCTGCTCGGCTTCGGCGCGACCGCCATCTACCCGTATCTGGCCTATGAAACCCTGGCCAAACTGGTGGACAGCCAGGCGATCGACAAGAAATACCGCGACGTGATGCTGAACTACCGCAACGGCATCAACAAAGGCCTGTACAAGATCATGTCCAAGATGGGCATCTCGACCATCGCCTCTTACCGCTGTTCCAAGCTGTTCGAAGCGGTCGGCCTGCACCGCGATCTGGCGGATCTGTGCTTCCAGGGCGTGGTCAGCCGCATCGGCGGCGCCAGCTTCAGCGACTTCCAGCAGGATCTGCAGAACCTTTCCAAGCGCGCCTGGCTGAAACGCAAGCCGCTGGAGCAAGGCGGCCTGCTGAAGTTCGTGCACGGCGGCGAATACCACGCCTACAACCCGGACGTGGTGAACTCGCTGCAAAAAGCGGTGCACAGCGGCGAGTACAGCGACTACCAGGCCTACGCCAAGCTGGTGAACGAGCGGCCAGTCGCCATGCTGCGCGATCTGCTGGCCATCACGCCGAAAGGCGAACCGATCCCGGTCGATCAGGTCGAGCCGGCGGAATCGCTGTTCAAACGCTTCGACACGGCGGCGATGTCGATCGGCGCGCTGAGCCCGGAAGCGCACGAGTCACTGGCGATCGCCATGAACGGCCTCGGCGGCTTCTCCAACTCCGGCGAAGGCGGCGAAGATCCGGCGCGCTACCGCACCAACAAGGTGTCGCGCATCAAACAGGTGGCCTCCGGCCGCTTCGGCGTAACGCCGGCCTACCTGGTGAACGCCGACGTGATCCAGATTAAGGTGGCGCAAGGCGCCAAGCCGGGCGAAGGCGGCCAGCTGCCGGGCGACAAAGTCACCCCGTACATCGCCAGACTGCGTTACTCGGTGCCGGGCGTGACGTTGATCTCCCCGCCGCCGCACCACGACATCTACTCGATCGAAGATCTGGCGCAGTTGATCTTCGATCTGAAGCAGGTCAACCCGAAGGCGGTGATCTCGGTGAAACTGGTGTCCGAGCCGGGCGTGGGTACCATCGCCACCGGCGTGGCGAAAGCCTATGCCGATCTGATCACCATCGCCGGTTACGACGGCGGCACCGGCGCCAGCCCGCTGTCCTCGGTGAAATATGCCGGCTGCCCATGGGAACTGGGCCTGGTGGAAACCCAGCAGGCGCTGGTGGCCAACGGCCTGCGCCACAAGATCCGCCTGCAGGTGGACGGCGGCCTGAAAACCGGCGTGGACATCGTCAAAGCGGCGATCCTGGGCGCGGAAAGCTTCGGCTTCGGCACCGGGCCGATGGTGGCGCTGGGCTGCAAATACCTGCGCATCTGCCACCTCAACAACTGCGCGACCGGCGTCGCGACTCAGGACGACAAGCTGCGCCGCGATCACTACCACGGCCTGCCGGAACGCGTGACGAATTACTTCCAGTTTATCGCGCGTGAAACACGCGAGATCATGGCTCAACTGGGCGTGAGCCAACTGGTGGATCTGATCGGCCGCACCGAGTTCCTGACCGAGCTGGACGGCATTTCCGCCAAGCAGAACAAGCTGGATCTGTCGCCGTTGCTGACAACCGCCACGCCGCATCCGGGCAAAGCGGTGTACTGTACCGAAAGCAGCAACCCGGCGTTCGACAAGGGTCTGCTGAACAAAGAGTTGCTGGCGCAGGCGGAACCGTACATCGAAGCGAAGCAGGGTAAAACCTTCTACTTCGACATTCGCAACACCGACCGCTCCGTGGGCGCCATGCTGTCCGGCGCGATCGCCAACGTACACGGCGATCAGGGGATGGCAGCCGATCCGATCAAGGCGCACTTCTCCGGCACCGCCGGGCAGAGCTTCGGCGTCTGGAACGCCGGCGGCGTCGAGTTGACCCTGACCGGCGACGCCAACGACTATGTCGGCAAAGGCATGGCCGGCGGCAGCATCGCGGTGCGTCCGCCGATCGGCTCCGCCTTCCGCAGCCATGAAGCCAGCATCGTCGGCAACACCTGCCTGTACGGCGCCACCGGCGGCAAGCTGTTCGCCGCCGGCCGCGCGGGCGAACGCTTCGCGGTGCGCAACTCCGGCGCCATCACCGTGGTGGAAGGCATCGGCGACAACGGCTGCGAATACATGACCGGCGGCATCGTCTGCGTGCTGGGTAAAACCGGCATCAACTTCGGTGCCGGCATGACCGGCGGCTTCGCCTACGTGCTGGACGAAGACGGCGAGTTCCGCAAGCGCGTAAACCCGGAGCTGGTGGAAGTGCTGGAGGTCGATCAGCTGGCGATCCATGAGGAGCACCTGCGCGGCCTGATCACCGAACACGTGCAGGCGACCGGCTCTTCCCGCGCGGAAGAGATCCTGGCCAACTGGCCGGAGTGGGCGCCGAAGTTCGCCCTGGTCAAACCGAAGTCCAGCGATGTCAAAGCGCTGTTGGGTCACCGTAGCCGTTCCGCAGCCGAGCTGCGGGTGCAGGCGCAGTAA
- a CDS encoding glutamate synthase small subunit, producing MSQNVYQFIDLQRVDPPKKPLKIRKIEFVEIYEPFSETQAKAQADRCLSCGNPYCEWKCPVHNYIPNWLKLANEGRIMEAADLAHQTNSLPEVCGRVCPQDRLCEGSCTLNDEFGAVTIGNIERYISDKAIEMGWKPDMSHVQPTGKRVAIVGAGPAGLACADVLTRNGVKAVVYDRHPEIGGLLTFGIPAFKLEKEVMVKRRGIFSEMGIEFQLNTEVGKDVSMETLLSEYDAVFLGVGTYQSMRGGLENEEAQGVYDALPFLIANTKQLMGYETDQHEPYVSMEGKRVVVLGGGDTAMDCVRTSVRQGATQVICAYRRDEANMPGSKREVKNAREEGVDFQFNLQPLSIELNSAGRVAGVKMVRTQLGAPDANGRQTAEQVPGSEHVIDADAVVMAFGFRPHRMDWLAAHDVQLDKQGRILAPEGSDNAFQTSNPKIFAGGDAVRGSDLVVTAIAEGRKAADGIMNYLEV from the coding sequence ATGAGCCAGAACGTTTACCAATTTATCGACCTGCAGCGTGTTGATCCGCCAAAGAAACCGCTGAAGATCCGCAAAATCGAGTTCGTCGAGATCTACGAACCGTTTTCGGAAACCCAGGCCAAGGCCCAGGCGGACCGCTGTCTGTCCTGCGGCAACCCGTATTGCGAGTGGAAGTGCCCGGTGCACAACTACATCCCGAACTGGCTGAAACTGGCCAACGAAGGCCGCATCATGGAAGCGGCGGACCTGGCGCATCAGACCAACAGCCTGCCGGAAGTGTGCGGCCGCGTATGCCCGCAGGATCGCCTGTGCGAAGGCTCCTGCACCCTGAACGACGAGTTCGGCGCGGTCACCATCGGCAATATCGAGCGCTACATCAGCGATAAGGCCATCGAAATGGGCTGGAAGCCGGACATGTCGCACGTGCAGCCGACCGGCAAGCGCGTGGCGATCGTCGGTGCCGGCCCTGCCGGGCTGGCCTGCGCCGACGTGCTGACCCGCAACGGCGTCAAAGCGGTGGTGTATGACCGTCATCCAGAGATCGGCGGCCTGCTGACCTTCGGCATCCCGGCTTTCAAGCTGGAAAAGGAAGTGATGGTCAAGCGCCGCGGCATCTTCAGCGAGATGGGCATCGAGTTCCAGTTGAACACCGAAGTGGGCAAAGATGTCAGCATGGAGACCTTGCTGAGCGAGTACGATGCGGTGTTCCTCGGCGTCGGCACCTATCAGTCGATGCGCGGCGGCCTGGAGAATGAGGAAGCGCAGGGCGTGTACGACGCACTGCCGTTCCTGATCGCCAACACCAAGCAGCTGATGGGGTATGAAACCGATCAGCACGAGCCTTACGTCAGCATGGAAGGCAAACGGGTGGTGGTGCTGGGCGGCGGCGATACCGCCATGGACTGCGTGCGCACCTCGGTGCGTCAGGGCGCAACGCAGGTCATCTGCGCCTACCGCCGCGACGAAGCCAACATGCCGGGCTCCAAACGCGAAGTGAAGAACGCCCGGGAAGAAGGGGTGGACTTCCAGTTCAACCTGCAGCCGCTGAGCATCGAACTGAACAGCGCCGGCCGCGTGGCCGGAGTGAAAATGGTACGCACTCAGCTGGGCGCGCCGGATGCCAATGGCCGTCAGACGGCGGAGCAGGTGCCAGGTTCCGAACACGTGATCGACGCGGACGCGGTGGTGATGGCGTTCGGCTTCCGCCCGCACCGCATGGACTGGCTGGCGGCACACGACGTGCAGCTCGATAAACAGGGCCGCATCCTGGCGCCGGAAGGCAGCGACAACGCGTTCCAGACCAGCAACCCGAAAATCTTCGCCGGTGGTGACGCAGTGCGCGGATCTGACCTGGTAGTGACGGCGATCGCCGAAGGCCGTAAAGCGGCAGACGGCATCATGAACTACCTGGAAGTGTAA
- the sspB gene encoding ClpXP protease specificity-enhancing factor has translation MDMSQMTPRRPYLLRAFYDWLLDNQLTPHLVVDVTRPDVQVPMEFARDGQIVLNIAPRAVGNLALGNEDVQFNARFGGVPRQVSVPMAAVLAIYARENGAGTMFEPEAAYDESEGVFEGLDNETIPSETLMSVIDGDRPDTAEDDGPDDEPPQPPRGGRPALRVVK, from the coding sequence ATGGACATGTCTCAGATGACGCCGCGTCGCCCGTATCTGCTGCGGGCGTTCTACGACTGGCTGCTGGATAACCAACTGACGCCGCACCTGGTGGTCGACGTGACTCGCCCGGATGTTCAGGTGCCGATGGAGTTCGCGCGCGATGGTCAGATCGTGCTGAATATCGCGCCGCGCGCGGTAGGCAACCTGGCGTTGGGTAACGAAGACGTGCAGTTCAACGCGCGCTTCGGCGGCGTGCCGCGTCAGGTTTCGGTGCCGATGGCCGCCGTGCTGGCGATTTATGCGCGTGAAAACGGCGCCGGCACGATGTTCGAACCGGAAGCCGCCTACGACGAGAGCGAAGGCGTGTTCGAAGGTCTGGACAATGAGACGATCCCTTCGGAAACTCTGATGTCGGTGATCGACGGCGATCGCCCGGATACCGCGGAAGATGACGGCCCGGATGACGAACCGCCGCAGCCGCCGCGCGGTGGCCGCCCGGCGCTGCGCGTGGTGAAATAA
- the sspA gene encoding stringent starvation protein SspA — protein MAVAANKRSVMTLFSGPTDIFSHQVRIVLAEKGVSVEIEQVEMDNLPQDLIDLNPYQTVPTLVDRELTLYESRIIMEYLDERFPHPPLMPVYPVARGESRLMMLRIEKNWYSLMDKIEKSSGQEAESARRQLREELLAIAPIFGQAPYFMSEEFSLVDCYLAPLLWRLPQLGIELSGAGSKELKGYMTRVFERDAFLASLTEAEREMRLQTRG, from the coding sequence ATGGCTGTCGCTGCCAACAAACGTTCGGTAATGACGCTGTTCTCTGGCCCGACCGACATTTTTAGCCATCAAGTACGCATCGTACTGGCGGAGAAAGGTGTCAGCGTCGAGATCGAGCAGGTCGAAATGGATAACCTGCCGCAAGATCTGATTGACCTCAACCCTTACCAGACGGTGCCTACGCTGGTCGATCGCGAACTGACCCTGTATGAATCCCGCATCATCATGGAATATCTGGATGAGCGCTTCCCGCACCCGCCGCTGATGCCGGTTTACCCGGTTGCCCGTGGTGAGAGCCGTCTGATGATGCTGCGCATCGAGAAGAACTGGTACTCGCTGATGGACAAGATCGAGAAGAGCAGCGGCCAGGAAGCGGAATCCGCCCGTCGCCAACTGCGCGAAGAGCTGCTGGCGATCGCGCCTATCTTCGGTCAGGCGCCGTATTTCATGAGCGAAGAGTTCAGCCTGGTGGATTGCTACCTGGCGCCGCTGTTGTGGCGTCTGCCGCAGCTGGGCATCGAATTGAGCGGCGCCGGTTCCAAAGAGCTGAAAGGCTACATGACCCGCGTCTTCGAACGCGACGCCTTCCTGGCTTCCCTGACCGAAGCCGAGCGTGAAATGCGCCTGCAGACCCGGGGCTAA
- the rpsI gene encoding 30S ribosomal protein S9 — translation MAENQYYGTGRRKSSAARVFIKPGNGNIVINQRSLEQYFGRETARMVVRQPLELVDMVGKLDLYITVKGGGISGQAGAIRHGITRALMEYDETLRSELRKAGFVTRDARQVERKKVGLRKARRRPQFSKR, via the coding sequence ATGGCTGAAAATCAATACTACGGCACTGGTCGCCGCAAAAGCTCCGCCGCTCGCGTCTTCATCAAGCCGGGCAACGGTAACATCGTTATCAACCAGCGCAGCCTGGAACAGTACTTCGGTCGCGAAACTGCCCGCATGGTAGTTCGTCAGCCGCTGGAACTGGTCGACATGGTTGGCAAACTGGACCTGTACATCACCGTTAAAGGTGGTGGTATCTCCGGTCAAGCTGGCGCTATCCGTCACGGTATCACCCGTGCACTGATGGAATACGATGAGACTCTGCGTTCTGAACTGCGTAAAGCTGGCTTCGTCACCCGTGACGCTCGTCAGGTTGAACGTAAGAAAGTCGGTCTGCGTAAAGCACGTCGTCGTCCGCAGTTCTCCAAGCGTTAA
- the rplM gene encoding 50S ribosomal protein L13, translating into MKTFTAKPETVKRDWYVVDADGKTLGRLATELARRLRGKHKAEYTPHVDTGDYIIVLNADKVAVTGNKRTDKVYYHHTGHIGGIKQATFEEMIARRPERVIEIAVKGMLPKGPLGRAMFRKLKVYAGTEHNHAAQQPQVLDI; encoded by the coding sequence ATGAAAACTTTTACAGCTAAACCAGAAACCGTAAAACGCGACTGGTACGTTGTTGATGCAGATGGTAAAACTTTAGGCCGTCTCGCTACTGAACTGGCTCGTCGCCTGCGCGGCAAGCATAAAGCGGAATACACCCCGCACGTGGATACCGGTGATTACATCATCGTTCTGAACGCTGACAAAGTTGCTGTAACCGGCAACAAGCGTACAGACAAAGTGTACTACCACCACACCGGCCACATCGGTGGTATCAAGCAAGCGACCTTTGAAGAGATGATTGCCCGCCGTCCTGAGCGCGTGATTGAAATCGCGGTTAAAGGCATGCTGCCAAAGGGCCCGCTGGGTCGTGCTATGTTCCGTAAACTGAAAGTTTACGCGGGCACCGAGCACAATCACGCGGCACAGCAACCGCAAGTTCTGGACATTTAA
- the zapE gene encoding cell division protein ZapE, giving the protein MQALSPLSRYQQALEAGEYQADEVQRRAVTQLDRIYQALLQKPAASAPAGGLRGKLSRLLGKGGEAAPQRPVQGLYMWGGVGRGKTWLMDMFFHSLPSDRKMRLHFHRFMLRVHEELTELQGRENPLEIVADGFKAETDVLCFDEFFVSDITDAMLLATLLQALFARGITLVATSNIPPDDLYRNGLQRARFLPAIDLINEYCDVMNVDAGIDYRLRTLTQAHLYLTPLSDQTREALDRMFVKLAGKAGEDAPVLQINHRPLQAIRSVDGVLAVDFHTLCEEARSQLDYIALSRLYHSVILYNVQVMGPLKENTARRFLALVDEFYERHIKLVIGAEASMFEIYQGVQLKFEFQRCLSRLQEMQSEEYLKLPHLP; this is encoded by the coding sequence ATGCAGGCACTATCACCGTTATCTCGCTACCAGCAGGCGCTGGAGGCGGGGGAATATCAGGCCGATGAGGTTCAACGCCGGGCCGTCACTCAACTGGATCGCATTTATCAGGCTCTGCTGCAAAAGCCGGCGGCGAGCGCGCCGGCCGGCGGGCTGCGCGGCAAGCTCAGCCGCTTGCTGGGCAAGGGCGGCGAAGCGGCGCCTCAGCGCCCGGTGCAGGGGCTGTACATGTGGGGCGGCGTCGGGCGCGGCAAAACCTGGTTGATGGATATGTTCTTCCACAGTCTGCCGAGCGATCGCAAAATGCGCCTGCACTTCCACCGCTTCATGCTGCGGGTGCATGAAGAGCTGACCGAGTTGCAGGGGCGGGAAAACCCGCTGGAAATCGTCGCCGACGGCTTCAAGGCCGAGACCGACGTGCTGTGCTTCGACGAATTCTTCGTCTCCGACATCACCGACGCCATGCTGTTGGCCACGCTGCTGCAGGCGCTGTTCGCGCGCGGCATCACGCTGGTGGCCACGTCGAACATCCCGCCGGACGATCTGTACCGCAACGGCCTGCAGCGGGCGCGTTTCCTGCCGGCTATCGATCTGATCAACGAGTACTGCGACGTGATGAACGTCGACGCCGGCATCGACTATCGTCTGCGCACCCTGACCCAGGCGCACCTCTACCTGACGCCGCTGAGCGACCAGACGCGCGAGGCGCTGGATCGGATGTTCGTCAAGCTGGCGGGCAAGGCGGGGGAGGACGCGCCGGTGCTGCAGATCAACCATCGGCCGCTGCAGGCGATCCGTTCGGTGGACGGCGTGCTGGCGGTGGATTTCCACACGCTGTGCGAAGAGGCGCGCAGCCAACTGGACTACATCGCGCTGTCGCGGCTGTACCACAGCGTGATCCTGTATAATGTGCAGGTGATGGGGCCGCTGAAAGAGAATACCGCGCGCCGTTTCCTGGCGCTGGTGGATGAATTCTACGAGCGGCACATCAAGCTGGTGATCGGCGCCGAAGCGTCGATGTTCGAGATCTATCAGGGGGTGCAGCTGAAATTTGAATTCCAGCGCTGCCTGTCGCGCCTGCAGGAAATGCAGAGCGAAGAGTACCTCAAGCTGCCGCATCTGCCCTGA
- the zapG gene encoding Z-ring associated protein ZapG, which translates to MTWEYALIGLVVGIVIGAVAMRFGNRKLRQQQVLQNELDKSKTELEEYRQELVGHFARSAELLDNMARDYRQLYQHMAKSSNNLLPDLPMQENPFRYRLTEAEADNDQAPVEMPRDYSEGASGLLRGQSARRD; encoded by the coding sequence ATGACCTGGGAGTATGCGCTGATTGGTTTGGTCGTCGGTATCGTGATTGGTGCGGTGGCGATGCGTTTTGGCAACCGTAAATTACGTCAACAACAAGTCCTGCAGAACGAGCTGGACAAGAGCAAAACCGAGCTGGAAGAGTACCGTCAGGAGCTGGTCGGCCACTTTGCCCGCAGCGCCGAGCTGCTGGACAACATGGCGCGCGATTATCGCCAGCTGTATCAGCACATGGCGAAAAGCTCCAACAACCTGCTGCCGGATCTGCCGATGCAGGAGAACCCGTTCCGCTATCGCCTGACCGAAGCGGAAGCGGACAACGATCAGGCGCCGGTGGAAATGCCGCGCGACTATTCTGAAGGGGCCTCCGGCCTGCTGCGCGGTCAAAGCGCACGCCGCGACTGA
- the degQ gene encoding serine endoprotease DegQ has protein sequence MKKKSLILSALAMSLGLALSAAPAANAALPVAVQGQPLPSLAPMLEKVLPAVVSVHVAGTQVQRQQLPEEFRRFFGPNFPGQQQSSRPFEGLGSGVIIDAAKGYVLTNNHVINNADKIRVQLNDGRELDAKLVGRDEQSDIALLQLSDTKNLTAIKMADSDQLRVGDFAVAVGNPFGLGQTATSGIISALGRTGLNLEGLENFIQTDASINRGNSGGALVNLNGELIGINTAILAPSGGNVGIGFAIPSNMAQNLSQQLIEFGEVKRGLLGIKGSEMTPDMAKAFNTDAQRGAFVSEVLPKSAAAKAGIKAGDILVSVDGKPVNSFAELRAKVGTTAPGKTLKVGLLRDGKPQEVSVTLDNSESASTNAETLSPALQGVSLSNGALPSGDKGVKVENVDKGSTAAQIGLQKGDVIIGVNRQRVDSITALRKVLEAKPPVMALNIVRGNETIYLLLR, from the coding sequence ATGAAGAAAAAGTCGTTAATTCTTAGTGCATTGGCAATGAGCCTCGGCCTGGCGCTCAGCGCCGCACCGGCGGCCAACGCGGCCCTGCCCGTCGCCGTGCAGGGGCAGCCGCTGCCGAGCCTGGCGCCGATGCTGGAAAAAGTCTTGCCCGCCGTAGTGAGCGTGCATGTCGCAGGCACCCAGGTGCAGCGTCAACAGCTGCCGGAAGAGTTCAGACGCTTCTTCGGCCCCAATTTCCCCGGCCAACAGCAGAGCTCCCGCCCGTTTGAAGGGTTGGGATCCGGCGTGATCATCGACGCCGCCAAGGGCTACGTGCTGACCAACAACCACGTCATCAACAACGCCGACAAAATCCGCGTGCAGTTGAACGACGGCCGCGAGCTGGACGCCAAGCTGGTCGGGCGCGATGAACAATCCGACATCGCCCTGCTGCAGCTCAGCGATACCAAAAACCTGACCGCCATCAAGATGGCCGATTCCGACCAGCTGCGCGTCGGCGACTTCGCCGTGGCGGTCGGCAACCCGTTCGGCCTGGGCCAAACCGCCACCTCCGGCATCATCTCGGCGCTGGGCCGCACCGGCCTGAATCTGGAAGGGCTGGAAAACTTCATTCAGACCGACGCCTCCATCAACCGCGGCAACTCCGGCGGCGCGCTGGTTAACCTGAACGGCGAACTGATCGGCATCAATACCGCCATTCTGGCGCCGAGCGGCGGCAACGTCGGCATCGGCTTCGCCATTCCGAGCAATATGGCGCAGAACCTGAGCCAGCAGCTGATCGAATTCGGCGAAGTGAAACGCGGCCTGCTTGGCATCAAGGGCAGTGAAATGACCCCGGACATGGCCAAAGCCTTCAACACCGACGCGCAGCGCGGCGCTTTCGTCAGCGAAGTGTTGCCGAAATCTGCCGCCGCCAAGGCCGGCATCAAAGCCGGGGATATTCTGGTTTCCGTCGACGGCAAACCGGTGAACAGTTTTGCCGAACTGCGCGCCAAGGTCGGCACCACCGCACCGGGCAAAACCCTCAAGGTAGGCCTGCTGCGCGACGGTAAACCGCAGGAAGTCTCGGTCACGCTGGACAACAGCGAGAGCGCCTCGACCAACGCCGAAACGCTGTCGCCGGCGCTGCAGGGGGTATCCCTCAGCAACGGCGCGCTGCCGAGCGGCGACAAGGGCGTGAAGGTGGAGAACGTGGATAAAGGCTCGACGGCGGCGCAAATCGGCCTGCAAAAAGGCGACGTGATCATCGGCGTCAACCGCCAGCGCGTGGACAGTATCACCGCACTGCGCAAGGTGCTGGAAGCCAAACCGCCGGTGATGGCGCTCAATATCGTGCGCGGTAACGAAACCATTTATCTGCTGCTGCGTTAA